In Nocardia asteroides, the following proteins share a genomic window:
- a CDS encoding SAM-dependent methyltransferase: MDFEAAADRVDVTKPHPARRYDYWLGGSAHFEADRKSADAVAAAFPSIHFAVLENRSFLRRAIPYLVDTAGIRQFLDIGTGLPTAGNVHEIAQDRAPESRVVYVDNDPIVLYHARDLLDSSPEGATAYIDADLREPASILEHPALRGTLDLDRPVALMLCAVLHFLPDEMHPYDVVAELCAALPPGSYLTMTHATDDHLSAEDLEAIVAANERSGVPFRLRSTAEFTRFFEGLDLVSPGITSVIDWRPTTWRPHPRKEAVSMLCGVARIP, encoded by the coding sequence GTGGACTTCGAAGCGGCTGCTGACCGTGTGGATGTCACCAAGCCACACCCGGCCCGCCGGTACGACTACTGGCTGGGCGGCAGTGCCCACTTCGAAGCGGATCGCAAGTCGGCCGACGCGGTCGCCGCGGCGTTCCCGTCGATTCATTTCGCCGTCCTGGAGAACCGCAGTTTCCTGCGCCGCGCCATCCCGTACCTGGTCGACACCGCGGGCATCCGCCAGTTCCTCGACATCGGCACCGGGCTCCCGACGGCGGGCAACGTGCACGAGATCGCCCAGGACCGCGCGCCGGAATCGCGCGTGGTCTACGTCGACAACGACCCGATCGTGCTCTATCACGCCCGCGACCTGCTCGACAGCTCCCCCGAGGGCGCCACGGCCTACATCGACGCCGACCTGCGCGAGCCCGCCTCGATCCTGGAACACCCCGCGCTGCGCGGCACCCTCGATCTCGACCGGCCCGTCGCCCTCATGCTCTGCGCGGTCCTGCATTTCCTCCCCGACGAGATGCACCCCTACGACGTGGTCGCCGAGCTGTGCGCCGCCCTGCCCCCTGGCAGCTACCTCACCATGACCCACGCCACCGACGACCATCTCTCCGCCGAGGACCTCGAGGCCATCGTGGCCGCCAACGAACGCAGCGGTGTCCCCTTCCGACTACGCTCCACCGCCGAATTCACCCGCTTCTTCGAGGGCCTGGACCTCGTCTCCCCCGGCATCACCTCGGTCATCGACTGGCGTCCCACCACCTGGCGCCCCCACCCCCGCAAGGAAGCCGTCTCCATGCTCTGCGGCGTAGCCCGCATCCCCTGA
- a CDS encoding TerD family protein produces the protein MRIEEPATGRARIELTLGAIEPAVDRIVITGSVDTGAFPDVPDLQLTVRDPERAPITVELSGLEPVSAIVFGEFYRRGGGWKFRNVAQGWSSGLRGLAEEFGVSVDDDPVPAAAAETPSAAPAHRAGAPAARPADWYADATDPALLRWWDGERWSGDTSPVVPAASGLCGRCARPLRTHHFGGVAPCRWCETDVHGFLRSWHDQAWQVLTTDGPQGHAWEGLWTALRYQRIDLTTGRAVMRPLAVAFLERVVAFAFADDEIEQDELDNFHRFSSILQAAADLGPAAAHIMKLRERMERGRALTRVRGGDLPRESRSNLHLEPDEILYLDVEATQIKYLASGPRRTPGRLIGSSKKLRFVGSGTGAELQWAKVVSVACEYETVVVSATTARGGGSYGVRDAEYVAAVLEGALRVAKRLVLAPGQRDTRSIPQHVKAEVWQRDGGRCCQCDDAHYLEFDHIIPISQGGATSAANLQILCRRCNLEKGARI, from the coding sequence GTGCGCATCGAGGAGCCGGCCACAGGCCGCGCCAGGATCGAGCTGACGCTCGGGGCGATCGAGCCGGCTGTCGACCGGATCGTGATCACCGGCTCGGTGGATACCGGCGCCTTCCCCGACGTCCCCGATCTTCAGCTGACCGTCCGTGACCCGGAACGCGCGCCGATCACCGTGGAGCTGTCCGGACTGGAACCTGTCTCCGCCATCGTCTTCGGTGAGTTCTATCGGCGCGGCGGAGGATGGAAATTCCGCAATGTCGCCCAGGGATGGAGCAGCGGATTGCGCGGTCTCGCCGAGGAATTCGGCGTCAGCGTGGACGACGACCCCGTTCCGGCGGCAGCGGCCGAGACACCGTCGGCCGCACCGGCACATCGTGCGGGCGCACCCGCGGCCCGGCCCGCCGACTGGTACGCCGACGCGACCGATCCCGCGCTGCTGCGCTGGTGGGACGGGGAACGCTGGTCGGGCGACACCTCCCCCGTCGTTCCCGCCGCGTCCGGGCTGTGCGGACGCTGCGCCCGCCCGCTGCGCACACACCATTTCGGTGGCGTCGCGCCTTGTCGCTGGTGCGAGACCGACGTCCACGGATTCCTGCGGAGCTGGCACGATCAGGCGTGGCAGGTACTCACCACCGACGGCCCGCAGGGGCATGCCTGGGAGGGCCTGTGGACCGCCCTGCGCTACCAACGCATCGATCTCACGACCGGCCGGGCAGTCATGCGGCCCCTCGCGGTGGCCTTTCTCGAACGCGTGGTGGCGTTCGCCTTTGCCGACGACGAGATCGAGCAGGACGAACTCGACAATTTCCACCGTTTCTCGTCGATTCTGCAGGCGGCGGCCGATCTCGGTCCCGCAGCCGCGCACATCATGAAGCTGCGGGAGCGGATGGAGCGTGGGCGGGCGCTCACCCGGGTTCGCGGTGGTGACCTGCCGCGGGAATCGCGAAGCAACCTGCACCTCGAGCCGGACGAGATTCTCTACCTCGACGTCGAGGCGACGCAGATCAAGTACCTGGCCAGTGGTCCTCGCCGCACGCCGGGGCGGCTGATCGGCAGCAGCAAGAAGCTGCGGTTCGTCGGGTCTGGTACGGGCGCCGAACTCCAGTGGGCGAAGGTCGTCTCCGTGGCATGCGAGTACGAGACCGTCGTCGTCTCGGCCACCACAGCGCGCGGCGGTGGCAGCTACGGCGTACGGGACGCCGAATATGTGGCCGCGGTACTCGAAGGGGCGCTGCGCGTCGCCAAGCGGCTGGTCCTCGCCCCCGGTCAGCGCGATACCCGCTCGATTCCGCAACATGTGAAAGCCGAGGTCTGGCAACGTGACGGCGGTCGATGCTGCCAGTGCGACGATGCGCACTACCTCGAGTTCGATCACATCATCCCGATCAGCCAGGGCGGGGCGACCAGCGCCGCCAACCTTCAGATCCTCTGTCGGCGATGCAATCTCGAGAAGGGCGCTCGAATCTAA
- a CDS encoding cytochrome P450: MPLQFSPYDFAVHADPYPYYARLRTEAPVYRNDTDDFWALSRHADVKAALRDSDRFSSANGLRMEPAFWGPQAEQFFSFVAMDPPKHTRMRELVVRAFTQRRVQTMESRLREIARRTLAPLLERGSFDLIADFAGPFPTDVIAELVGVPEQDRELLRKLGMEIMYTDAESTDLRPEAVQAIGALIGYYTELTIAKSRERGDDLLSGLLDAADGDDRLTPEEIVGVLILLIGAGIETVMLSLGNAWHTAALHPDQRRAAFDGRVDDWIAESMRYDPATQGQLRTTTVPVELHGVEIPAQSRILLLTGAAHRDETVFENPDVFDLDRDTGASLAFGAGRHHCLGMNLAQLEMRVALQEIVAAVADYEIDTDNLVRIHSSNNRGFASLPTTVTLR, translated from the coding sequence ATGCCCCTGCAGTTCAGCCCCTACGACTTCGCTGTCCATGCCGATCCGTATCCGTACTATGCCAGGTTGCGCACCGAAGCCCCCGTCTACCGCAACGACACCGACGACTTCTGGGCGCTGTCGCGGCACGCCGACGTGAAGGCGGCGCTGCGCGACTCGGACCGTTTCTCCAGTGCCAACGGGCTGCGGATGGAGCCGGCGTTCTGGGGCCCGCAGGCCGAGCAGTTCTTCTCCTTCGTGGCCATGGACCCGCCCAAGCACACCCGGATGCGGGAGCTGGTGGTGCGCGCGTTCACCCAGCGCCGGGTGCAGACCATGGAGTCGCGGCTGCGCGAGATCGCCCGGCGCACGCTGGCGCCGCTGCTGGAACGCGGCAGCTTCGACCTGATCGCCGACTTCGCCGGCCCCTTCCCGACCGACGTGATCGCCGAGCTGGTCGGTGTGCCCGAACAGGATCGGGAACTGCTGCGCAAGCTCGGCATGGAGATCATGTACACCGACGCGGAGTCGACCGATCTGCGCCCGGAGGCCGTGCAGGCGATCGGCGCGCTCATCGGGTACTACACCGAGCTGACCATCGCGAAGAGCCGGGAGCGCGGCGACGACCTGCTCTCCGGTCTGCTCGACGCGGCCGACGGCGACGACCGGCTGACGCCGGAGGAGATCGTCGGCGTGCTGATCCTGCTGATCGGCGCGGGCATCGAGACGGTGATGCTGTCGCTGGGCAACGCCTGGCACACCGCCGCGCTGCATCCGGACCAGCGCCGCGCCGCCTTCGACGGCCGCGTCGACGACTGGATCGCCGAGTCGATGCGCTACGACCCGGCCACCCAGGGCCAGCTGCGCACCACCACGGTCCCGGTCGAACTGCACGGGGTCGAGATCCCCGCGCAGTCGCGGATCCTGCTGCTGACCGGGGCGGCCCATCGCGACGAGACCGTCTTCGAGAACCCCGACGTCTTCGATCTCGACCGCGACACCGGCGCGTCGCTGGCTTTCGGCGCGGGCCGCCACCACTGCCTCGGCATGAACCTGGCGCAGCTGGAGATGCGGGTGGCGTTGCAGGAGATCGTGGCCGCGGTCGCCGACTACGAGATCGATACCGACAATCTGGTGCGGATCCACTCCTCCAACAATCGCGGTTTCGCCTCGCTGCCCACCACGGTGACGCTGCGTTGA
- a CDS encoding M12 family metallopeptidase, translated as MIIDDTAPVATGTDDTGEFRSGTGAGTTPIPTATHGLREVTYAIVDDLAVFEGDIVLGTLDEIAARQGAEGIAITGANFRWPNAVIPYEVDPALPGKQRVNDAVAHWNSRTRLRFVPRTPVHGDYIRFVPSTASRSPVGRQGGMQTIELTGSAPTGTVVHEMGHAIGLWHEQSREDRERFVEVRLAQVSAGDRHNFAQHVTDGDDVGGYDFGSIMHYPATAFSTTGQDTIVPRVALPPGVTMGQRTALSAGDVAAAHAIYPDWSGVGDRWRNIGGVFPRTAPVSATARRTDHLDLFVTGNDGRVYTSWWHAGTEWSGIGDRWRNIGGVFPAGATVAPVARTADNLDLFTVGNDGRVYTSWWQAGADWSGIGDRWRNIGGVFPRTAQVSVTARRSDHLDLFVTGNDGRVYTSWWHAGSDWSGIGDRWRNIGGVFPTRAAVAAVARTADNLDLFVTGNDGRVYTSWWQAGTDWSGIGDRWRGIGGVFPAGAPVTVVARGPDHLDLFITGNDGCVYTSWWQQGSDWSGIGNRWRNIGGVFPPGARVAAVARTRDNLDLFVTGNDGRVYTSWWQAGSDWSGIGNRWRNIGGVFPAGGPVAAVARTAGELDVFVTANDGRISTSWWER; from the coding sequence ATGATCATCGACGACACCGCCCCGGTCGCGACCGGGACCGACGACACCGGCGAATTCCGCTCCGGCACCGGCGCGGGCACGACCCCGATACCCACCGCCACCCACGGCCTGCGCGAGGTCACCTACGCGATCGTGGACGATCTCGCCGTCTTCGAAGGCGACATCGTGCTGGGGACCCTGGACGAGATCGCGGCGCGGCAGGGCGCGGAGGGCATCGCCATCACCGGCGCGAACTTCCGCTGGCCGAACGCGGTGATCCCCTACGAGGTCGATCCGGCGCTGCCGGGCAAGCAGCGGGTCAACGACGCGGTGGCACACTGGAATTCACGCACCCGGCTGCGGTTCGTGCCGCGCACCCCGGTGCACGGCGACTACATCCGGTTCGTGCCGAGCACCGCCAGCCGCTCGCCGGTGGGCAGGCAGGGCGGCATGCAGACGATCGAGCTCACCGGCTCCGCGCCCACCGGCACCGTGGTGCACGAGATGGGGCACGCGATCGGGCTCTGGCACGAGCAGAGCCGGGAGGACCGGGAACGGTTCGTCGAAGTGCGCCTGGCCCAGGTGAGCGCGGGGGACCGGCACAATTTCGCCCAGCACGTCACCGACGGTGACGATGTCGGCGGCTACGACTTCGGGTCGATCATGCATTACCCGGCAACGGCTTTCAGCACCACCGGCCAGGACACCATCGTGCCGCGCGTCGCGCTGCCGCCCGGCGTCACCATGGGCCAGCGCACGGCGCTCTCGGCGGGCGACGTCGCCGCCGCGCACGCCATCTACCCCGACTGGTCCGGCGTCGGCGACCGCTGGCGGAACATCGGCGGGGTCTTCCCCCGCACCGCGCCGGTGTCGGCGACCGCGCGGCGCACCGACCACCTGGACCTGTTCGTCACCGGCAACGACGGCCGGGTGTACACGTCGTGGTGGCACGCCGGGACGGAATGGTCGGGAATCGGCGACCGGTGGCGGAACATCGGCGGCGTCTTCCCGGCCGGCGCCACGGTCGCCCCGGTGGCGCGCACCGCGGACAACCTCGACCTGTTCACCGTCGGCAACGACGGGCGGGTGTACACGTCGTGGTGGCAGGCGGGTGCGGACTGGTCCGGGATCGGGGATCGGTGGCGGAACATCGGTGGCGTATTCCCGCGCACCGCACAGGTTTCCGTGACCGCGCGCCGGTCCGATCATCTGGATCTGTTCGTCACGGGCAACGACGGGCGGGTGTACACGTCGTGGTGGCACGCGGGGTCGGACTGGTCCGGGATCGGGGACCGGTGGCGGAACATCGGTGGGGTGTTCCCGACGCGCGCGGCTGTCGCGGCGGTGGCCAGGACGGCGGACAATCTGGATCTGTTCGTCACCGGCAACGACGGGCGGGTGTACACCTCGTGGTGGCAGGCGGGGACGGACTGGTCCGGTATCGGGGACCGCTGGCGCGGTATCGGCGGCGTCTTCCCGGCAGGCGCGCCGGTGACGGTGGTCGCCCGCGGGCCCGATCATCTGGACCTGTTCATCACCGGCAACGACGGCTGCGTCTACACCTCCTGGTGGCAGCAGGGCAGCGACTGGTCGGGCATCGGGAACCGATGGCGCAACATCGGCGGCGTCTTCCCGCCGGGCGCCCGGGTCGCCGCCGTGGCGCGCACCCGCGACAACCTCGACCTGTTCGTCACCGGCAACGACGGGCGGGTGTACACGTCGTGGTGGCAGGCGGGCTCGGACTGGTCCGGGATCGGGAACCGGTGGCGGAACATCGGCGGCGTCTTCCCCGCCGGCGGACCGGTGGCGGCTGTGGCCCGCACGGCGGGTGAGCTCGACGTGTTCGTCACCGCCAACGACGGACGGATCTCCACCTCGTGGTGGGAGCGGTAG